A part of Armatimonadota bacterium genomic DNA contains:
- the rpmC gene encoding 50S ribosomal protein L29: MKALKAADLRDKSVPELEELVRQERAALYKARRDLVFRQLTDVASLKVRRHNIARLLTLIEEKKRGQK, translated from the coding sequence ATGAAAGCGTTGAAAGCCGCCGATCTGAGAGACAAGAGCGTCCCTGAACTGGAAGAGCTGGTCCGCCAAGAGCGCGCCGCCCTTTATAAAGCGCGACGCGACCTCGTCTTCCGCCAGTTGACGGACGTGGCCAGCCTGAAGGTCCGGCGCCATAACATCGCCCGTCTCCTGACGCTGATCGAAGAGAAGAAGCGAGGACAGAAGTGA
- the rplP gene encoding 50S ribosomal protein L16: protein MLMPKRTKYRKQFRGRMCGRAKGGAELSFGEYAIVADDCGWITARQIEAARIAMTRHIKRGGQVWIRIFPDKPYTKKPLEQRMGKGKAGVEGWVAVVKPGRVMFEMTGPAPEVAKEAMRLAQHKLPIRTKFVVKEGFVWVPPAKGTKGDHGAAAGEDAPESTETAAVAEVQE from the coding sequence ATGTTAATGCCTAAGCGGACGAAGTACCGCAAGCAGTTCCGAGGCCGTATGTGCGGCCGTGCCAAAGGCGGCGCCGAGCTGAGTTTCGGCGAGTACGCGATCGTCGCGGACGACTGCGGGTGGATCACCGCCCGGCAGATCGAAGCCGCCCGTATCGCGATGACCCGCCACATCAAGCGCGGCGGCCAGGTCTGGATCCGGATCTTCCCGGACAAGCCTTACACCAAGAAGCCGCTCGAACAGCGCATGGGCAAAGGTAAGGCGGGCGTCGAAGGTTGGGTGGCCGTCGTAAAACCGGGTCGCGTGATGTTCGAAATGACGGGCCCCGCGCCCGAAGTCGCCAAGGAAGCCATGAGGCTCGCCCAGCACAAACTGCCGATCCGCACGAAGTTCGTCGTGAAGGAAGGCTTCGTATGGGTGCCGCCCGCCAAGGGCACGAAGGGCGACCACGGTGCCGCTGCGGGCGAGGACGCCCCCGAGTCGACGGAAACGGCCGCCGTGGCCGAGGTCCAGGAGTAA
- the rpsC gene encoding 30S ribosomal protein S3 yields the protein MGQKIHPVGFRLGVIRGHDSHWFVHKKEYRHTLASDQKIRAYLREKLGKGIVSRVEIERAATRVKVTVFTSRPGAVIGRGGKGIDEISNELNRRLRREDPTSQVQVNVAEVRQPELDAQLVAENIAIQLEKRISHRRAMRQSMTRAQRMNARGMKVIVSGRLNGAEIARVEQDKFGKVPLHTLRADIDYGYAIAYTIYGTVGVRVWIYKGEVLPERQLMAAIAAEAASEMRRPRRGGRDGREGGGDFQPRSDETTGPEVKADVNA from the coding sequence ATGGGACAGAAGATCCATCCGGTCGGTTTCCGGCTCGGCGTCATCCGTGGCCACGACAGCCACTGGTTCGTCCACAAGAAGGAATACCGGCACACCCTGGCGAGCGATCAGAAGATCCGTGCCTACCTCCGCGAAAAGCTGGGTAAGGGCATCGTCAGCCGAGTCGAGATCGAACGGGCCGCGACCCGTGTCAAGGTCACGGTCTTCACGAGCCGGCCCGGAGCCGTCATCGGCCGAGGCGGCAAGGGCATCGACGAGATCAGCAACGAGCTGAACCGCAGGCTGCGACGGGAGGACCCGACGAGCCAGGTCCAGGTGAACGTCGCCGAGGTCCGCCAGCCGGAACTTGACGCGCAACTCGTCGCCGAGAACATCGCGATCCAGCTTGAAAAGCGTATCAGCCACCGGCGCGCCATGCGCCAGTCGATGACGCGGGCCCAGCGCATGAACGCGCGAGGCATGAAGGTCATCGTCAGCGGCCGTCTGAACGGCGCCGAAATCGCCCGCGTCGAACAGGACAAGTTCGGAAAAGTGCCCCTGCACACGCTCCGGGCCGACATCGACTACGGTTACGCGATCGCCTACACGATCTATGGCACCGTCGGTGTGCGGGTCTGGATCTACAAGGGCGAAGTCCTCCCCGAGCGGCAGCTTATGGCCGCGATCGCGGCCGAAGCCGCGAGCGAGATGCGACGGCCGCGCCGTGGCGGCCGTGACGGACGAGAGGGTGGCGGGGACTTCCAGCCGCGCTCCGACGAGACCACGGGTCCGGAGGTGAAAGCCGATGTTAATGCCTAA
- the rplV gene encoding 50S ribosomal protein L22, which yields MEVRAVAKYLRVQPRKVRIVADEVRGSSAVRTAEVLRFHPSKGAFYLRKVLISAMANAQENLNISPENLRIATVMVDEGPKMKRITARSMGRANRILKKTSHITVVVEEYEPAGKVKPHGTKSKARPKFEAPKKAKGAKKEAVAEETVAEPVTEETVETGAVEPEAVAEAPVAEETAAETPGAEAPVAKEEEQA from the coding sequence ATGGAAGTACGAGCAGTCGCAAAATACTTGAGGGTGCAGCCCCGTAAGGTGCGGATCGTCGCGGACGAGGTCCGTGGCAGTTCGGCCGTACGGACGGCCGAGGTGTTGCGCTTCCACCCGAGCAAAGGCGCCTTCTATCTGCGCAAGGTGTTGATCAGCGCGATGGCGAACGCGCAGGAGAACCTCAACATCTCCCCCGAGAACCTCAGGATCGCCACCGTGATGGTGGACGAGGGGCCGAAGATGAAGCGCATCACCGCCCGCTCGATGGGCCGGGCGAACCGCATTTTGAAGAAGACCAGCCACATCACCGTCGTCGTCGAGGAGTACGAACCGGCGGGCAAGGTCAAGCCGCACGGCACGAAATCGAAGGCGCGTCCGAAGTTCGAGGCCCCGAAGAAGGCCAAGGGCGCCAAGAAGGAAGCCGTGGCCGAAGAGACGGTGGCCGAACCCGTGACCGAAGAGACGGTGGAGACCGGAGCGGTCGAGCCGGAAGCGGTCGCCGAAGCCCCCGTGGCCGAGGAAACGGCGGCGGAAACGCCTGGGGCCGAGGCCCCCGTGGCGAAAGAGGAGGAGCAGGCGTAA
- the rpsS gene encoding 30S ribosomal protein S19 translates to MARSLKKGYFIDDHLYKKVMAMNEAGEKKLIKTWSRRSTVIPEMIGHTIAVHNGNKHLPVFVTENMIGHKLGEFAPTRTYRGHDGSIPERGVRVK, encoded by the coding sequence ATGGCGAGAAGTCTCAAGAAAGGCTATTTCATCGACGACCACCTCTACAAGAAGGTGATGGCGATGAACGAGGCCGGAGAAAAGAAACTGATCAAGACGTGGTCGCGCCGATCGACCGTGATCCCCGAGATGATCGGGCACACGATCGCCGTCCACAACGGCAACAAGCACCTTCCCGTGTTCGTGACCGAGAACATGATCGGCCACAAGCTCGGAGAGTTCGCTCCTACGCGGACCTACCGGGGCCACGACGGGTCGATCCCGGAGCGGGGTGTGCGAGTCAAGTGA
- the rplB gene encoding 50S ribosomal protein L2, producing MPVKKAKPTSPGRRHLIASTYSEVTKKKPEKSLTTSLNKSGGRNHTGRITSFNRGGGNKRRYRIIDFRRDKDGMDATVTAIEYDPNRTCRIALVEYADGEKRYILAPKNLPVGNTVRSGEGADILPGNCLALKNIPLGTLVHNIELQPGRGGQMVRSAGGAAQVMAKEGNYVTLRLPSGEMRMVHAECRATVGEVGNAEHENEQLGKAGKNRGLGRKPHVRGVVKSPRDHPHGGGEAKSPVGRKKGPVDRWGNKALGRRTRKNKRTDKFIVRRRQDVKK from the coding sequence ATGCCAGTCAAAAAAGCCAAGCCGACTTCTCCAGGGCGACGCCACCTCATCGCGTCGACCTATTCCGAAGTCACGAAGAAGAAGCCCGAGAAGTCGCTGACGACCTCGTTGAACAAGTCCGGTGGCCGGAACCATACGGGCCGGATCACGTCGTTCAACAGGGGCGGCGGCAACAAGCGGCGGTACCGCATCATCGACTTTAGGCGCGACAAGGACGGCATGGACGCGACCGTGACCGCGATCGAATACGATCCGAACCGCACGTGCCGCATCGCCCTCGTCGAATACGCCGACGGAGAGAAGCGCTACATCCTCGCCCCGAAGAACCTGCCCGTCGGCAACACGGTCCGGAGCGGCGAAGGCGCAGACATCCTGCCTGGCAACTGCCTCGCGCTGAAGAACATTCCGCTCGGTACGTTGGTCCACAACATCGAGCTCCAACCGGGACGCGGCGGCCAGATGGTCCGCAGCGCCGGCGGCGCGGCACAGGTGATGGCCAAGGAAGGGAACTACGTGACTTTACGGCTTCCGAGCGGCGAGATGCGCATGGTCCATGCGGAGTGCCGCGCGACCGTGGGCGAAGTCGGGAACGCCGAGCACGAGAACGAACAGCTCGGTAAGGCCGGCAAGAACCGGGGCCTCGGCCGCAAGCCGCACGTCCGCGGCGTCGTCAAGAGTCCGCGCGACCACCCTCACGGCGGCGGTGAAGCGAAGTCGCCCGTCGGCCGTAAGAAGGGCCCCGTCGACCGCTGGGGCAACAAGGCCCTCGGTCGTAGGACGCGCAAGAACAAGCGCACGGACAAGTTCATCGTCCGCCGGCGCCAAGACGTGAAGAAGTGA
- the rplW gene encoding 50S ribosomal protein L23 — MKDPHSIVIRPHVTEKTVALSYGDPRIKDDQKLQRKYTFIVAPDSNKIEIKKAVEDMYNAGKRDKDEKIVVESVRTIKVHGKSRRVGQRSKGKRPDFKKAIVTLARGQMLEDYGI; from the coding sequence GTGAAAGACCCCCACAGCATCGTGATCCGTCCGCACGTCACCGAAAAGACCGTGGCCCTGAGCTACGGCGACCCGAGGATCAAGGACGACCAGAAGCTTCAGCGCAAGTACACGTTCATCGTGGCGCCGGACAGCAACAAGATCGAGATCAAGAAAGCGGTCGAAGACATGTACAACGCGGGCAAACGCGACAAGGACGAAAAGATCGTCGTCGAAAGCGTCCGCACGATCAAGGTCCACGGCAAGTCGCGCCGGGTCGGCCAAAGGAGCAAGGGCAAGCGTCCTGACTTCAAGAAGGCGATTGTGACGCTGGCCAGAGGACAGATGCTCGAGGACTACGGGATTTAA
- the rplD gene encoding 50S ribosomal protein L4, producing MADFLDTLKGLNVSPNLLHRVVVAEEANARQGTQSAKTRSEVRGGGKKPYKQKKTGNARQGTIRAPHYAHGGMALAVKPRDYTKKVNRKERRLALLGALADKASSGDLVVVDKIAFASPKTKDAAALIAKSGLAGAKRILVVLADHDEATIKSFQNIEGVEVRTAPRKDGRGAAFSTRDLLVAHKVLMAKDALATVEATYSASESEAPAPKKAAPKTAKKTAKEDKA from the coding sequence ATGGCCGACTTTCTCGACACTTTGAAAGGGCTGAACGTCAGCCCCAACCTGCTCCACCGCGTCGTGGTGGCGGAAGAGGCCAACGCCCGGCAAGGCACGCAAAGCGCGAAGACGCGCAGCGAGGTCCGTGGCGGCGGCAAAAAGCCGTACAAGCAGAAAAAGACGGGCAACGCCCGGCAAGGCACGATCCGCGCGCCGCACTATGCGCACGGCGGTATGGCCCTCGCGGTCAAGCCGCGCGACTACACGAAGAAGGTGAACCGCAAAGAGAGGCGGTTGGCCCTTCTCGGCGCCCTCGCTGACAAGGCCTCGTCAGGCGACCTGGTCGTGGTCGACAAGATCGCGTTCGCGTCGCCGAAGACCAAGGACGCGGCGGCTTTGATCGCCAAGAGCGGCTTGGCCGGTGCCAAGCGGATCCTTGTCGTCCTCGCCGACCACGACGAAGCCACCATCAAGAGCTTCCAGAACATCGAAGGCGTCGAAGTCCGGACGGCCCCCCGCAAAGACGGCCGTGGAGCGGCGTTCAGCACCCGCGACCTGCTGGTCGCGCACAAGGTGTTGATGGCGAAGGACGCTCTCGCGACGGTGGAAGCGACGTACTCGGCTTCCGAGTCTGAGGCTCCGGCGCCGAAGAAGGCCGCGCCGAAGACCGCCAAAAAGACGGCTAAGGAGGACAAAGCGTGA
- the rplC gene encoding 50S ribosomal protein L3, with protein sequence MLPGILGTKVGMTHVFDDEGRFIPVTVIEAGPVYVTQVRTPDKDGYSAVQVGYGDQSEKQMNWPKYGHLKKAGLNKNLRFIREFRVDKVDGFEAGQEITADIFSAGEKITVTGTSKGRGFAGGVKRHHFKGQHMTHGYMTHRRPLSSGATGPQRVFKGTKKPGHMGDERVTQKGLKVVSVDNERNLILVSGSVPGANGTLVTINKEAK encoded by the coding sequence TTGCTACCAGGGATCCTAGGTACGAAAGTCGGGATGACCCACGTCTTCGATGACGAGGGACGGTTTATCCCGGTCACGGTCATCGAGGCCGGGCCGGTCTACGTCACTCAGGTCCGGACGCCTGACAAGGACGGTTACAGTGCCGTCCAGGTCGGCTACGGCGACCAGAGCGAGAAGCAGATGAACTGGCCGAAGTACGGCCACCTGAAGAAAGCAGGCCTGAACAAGAACCTGCGCTTCATTCGCGAGTTCCGCGTCGACAAGGTCGACGGCTTCGAAGCCGGACAAGAGATCACCGCCGACATTTTCAGCGCCGGCGAAAAGATCACGGTCACGGGGACGAGCAAGGGCCGAGGTTTCGCAGGCGGCGTCAAACGGCACCACTTCAAGGGCCAGCACATGACCCACGGCTACATGACCCACAGGCGTCCGCTCTCGAGCGGTGCGACGGGCCCGCAGCGGGTCTTCAAGGGTACGAAGAAGCCGGGCCACATGGGCGACGAACGCGTGACGCAGAAGGGCCTGAAGGTGGTGAGCGTCGACAACGAGCGCAACCTGATCCTGGTGAGCGGAAGCGTCCCCGGTGCGAACGGCACCCTGGTCACGATCAACAAGGAGGCGAAGTAA
- a CDS encoding sorbosone dehydrogenase family protein, translated as MALWLGLWLAQEPWTPKTTFIDPARLPKPYVSRSVDQPPLVTWPRDASHLHGPPGFQVTSFANGLKSPRWLLALPNGDVLVTECYQGRIVLMRDTDHGGKADVKLPFLEGLDLPFGMALQGEWLYVAETDKVVRYPFRAGDDRPTGPGETVVSGLPARGYKQHWTRNILFEPDGEHFLLTVGSETDKSPEKPPRGTVMRFSADGRNREVWADGLRNPVGLAYRPGTDEVWLSAVERDFMGDDLVPEFVTRVRKGDFYGWPWYFTGRHRDPRVPLPRTKLPEPKVPEVLLTAHSVPLGIAFYDGPMFPEPYRGDLFVATRGSRNRRIMSGYEIVRIKFHDGIADRRVETFLEGWCPDRTKQRVYGRPVGLAVWTDGSLLIADEGAGRVWRVSYSEP; from the coding sequence ATGGCGCTCTGGCTCGGTCTTTGGCTCGCCCAAGAACCATGGACGCCCAAGACGACGTTCATCGACCCCGCCCGTTTACCGAAGCCGTACGTTTCCCGGTCGGTCGATCAGCCGCCGCTCGTCACGTGGCCGCGGGACGCGTCCCATTTGCACGGTCCGCCCGGGTTCCAGGTCACCTCTTTCGCGAACGGTCTGAAGAGTCCGAGGTGGCTGTTGGCCCTTCCGAACGGGGACGTGCTCGTGACCGAATGCTATCAGGGCCGGATCGTCCTGATGCGCGATACGGACCATGGCGGGAAGGCGGACGTGAAACTCCCGTTCCTCGAGGGCCTGGACCTTCCGTTCGGAATGGCGCTGCAAGGGGAATGGCTTTACGTGGCCGAGACCGACAAGGTCGTCCGGTACCCGTTCCGGGCAGGCGACGACCGACCGACGGGCCCAGGCGAGACCGTCGTCTCGGGACTTCCGGCCAGGGGTTACAAGCAACATTGGACCCGCAACATCCTTTTCGAGCCGGACGGCGAGCACTTCCTCCTGACCGTCGGCTCGGAGACGGACAAGTCCCCGGAGAAGCCGCCACGGGGCACGGTCATGCGGTTTTCGGCTGACGGCCGGAACCGGGAGGTATGGGCAGACGGGCTCCGCAATCCGGTCGGTCTCGCCTACCGGCCCGGCACCGACGAGGTCTGGCTGAGCGCGGTCGAACGGGACTTCATGGGGGACGACCTCGTGCCGGAGTTCGTCACACGGGTCCGAAAGGGCGACTTCTACGGGTGGCCCTGGTACTTCACGGGCCGACACCGTGACCCGCGCGTGCCGCTGCCTCGGACCAAACTTCCGGAACCGAAGGTGCCGGAAGTCCTCCTGACGGCGCACTCCGTGCCGCTCGGGATCGCGTTCTACGACGGTCCGATGTTCCCCGAACCGTACAGGGGCGACCTGTTCGTAGCGACCCGTGGCTCAAGGAACCGTCGCATCATGAGCGGCTACGAGATCGTCCGGATCAAGTTCCACGACGGCATTGCGGACCGGCGGGTCGAGACGTTTCTCGAGGGATGGTGCCCGGACCGGACGAAACAACGGGTGTACGGTCGCCCGGTCGGTCTTGCGGTCTGGACGGACGGGTCCCTCTTGATCGCGGACGAGGGAGCGGGGCGGGTCTGGCGCGTGAGCTACTCGGAACCTTAA